DNA from Aggregatimonas sangjinii:
AATTCAAAGAAATCGAACGAAACAGTATCATTGAAAACCGTTTCAGTAAAAACATAATCGGTATTTTGATTCTCGATTGCAACATCGCAGATGCTACAGTTTTCGATAGCATCAGTAGAAGAACCTTCATGCGTGTATACATGTAAAGCCGCTACCTTAAAAAGGAGTAAGGCGAACAGGAAGAAAGAAATACTATGTAAACCGATTTTAGTCTTCACGCGGTGAAATTAAGCAAAGAATCCGATTTTAGTGTTAAGAAAAACATAAGAGCATTATTTGGCGTAAAATTTCAAGACCATTCCGCATTGGGTAGAAAACCAAGAGACGCACTATTTTTTCGAAAACAGGAAACTAAGGCCCATTCGGGAAAGCATCTTCTTTTCAAAGTTCCAAAAGAAGCGAAATTGGCCGAAAAGCCATCCGTAAACCACGAGTAGCACTTGGTAAAAAGGGAAAATCAACAATAGGCGCAACGTCCAATACAGAAAGCCACCCCACCAAGACTCGGGGAACGTCTCCCTCGCCATCCCGATCCACGCTAAAAAAGGCTTGGCTACATATACCGATGAGGAGCCCGTAATGGCGAATACGACGCAAATAACAACAACTTGCAGATTGGAATCAATGCCCCAACGCTCTTTTAGTTTTTCCATAGCTAATGATACTGGATAATCTGAATTTGAAACTGCCTATTCAATAGGCAGGCCTGCTGGTCCTGCAAGCGGGTTTCTCCTCGGACAGAGAAACCGATTTGAAGCTTGCCCGGGGATTATTTTGTCTGCAAAGATATGCCTTAAAGGCGAGGTGTAAAAGTCCCCAAACGCTGCCTGTATTTGCGCTGGAAATAGACGAAATAGTTGTAGAGTTTATAGTTTACCTCATAGCCGTAGTCGATATCCGGTCTATAGTCGATTTGCAATTCATAGAGATTGGGATTGAATTGGTTGGGCTGCAGTACGCGTTGGTTCCAGCTAATGACCCAGATTTGGTTTCTGGCCTCTAAAAACGATTGCGAGTAATACCCTTCGGGTCGCGCTACGCTCAGTAGCCAATAGTTGAAACCAGGTTCTATGATAATAATTTCATATTCGGTCTTATCGCTGGAAATTTCGATGGTGTCGCCTTCTACCTGTTGAAAGGCCTTTTGTTCTTCATCGGAGATGGCAATTGCCTGTTTACTGCTATTACATCCGACGACACATATAAAAAGGAGGGAGCATATTGCTATTGCGGCAAAGAGTTTCTTTATCATTATAGGAAGGTACGAAAAAAGCCGTTTCATCAGTGAAACGGCTTTTACTATAGATGAACTCGTCTTGAGTTCATCTTTTACCTACCCCCGAAGCGTCGGGGACACATTTTATGCCCTAATTTCGTCTTTTTCTCCCATCGTAGCTATGGCTATGCTGCTCAAAAAAGCTATCATTAGACCACAAAAGCCGCAAATCTCGGTTCCAAACATGAACTCAAGACGAGTTCGTTTTAAAAATACGTTTATTTTCCGAACAAGCCGCCCAAAAGACCGCCGATACCACCTTGCTTTCCGCCAAGTGCCATGCCTGCGATATCATCTAATACACTACCGTCTCCATCCGAATCCAGGAACGATTCGATCAACGACTGTTGTTTTTGACCCCCATCGTCGCCACCCAACATACCACCGAGCAAACTGCCCAGTCCGTTAGAATCGGATATATTCTGTTGTCTGGTCTGCTTTCCGAGATATCCCATAATCAGGGGAGCCGCCACTTGCAATACAGTAGCCACTGTACCTGCGTCCATTCCCGATCTTTTACTAAGCGCATTTTCTACCTGTGGTTGTTTTCCTCCCAGTACGTGACCCAATATTCCCGCGCCGTCTTGCTTCACGGATTGATCGACACCGCCTCCGAAAAGTCCACCTAAATTATCGAGAATACCTCCGTCGTGTTTGTTCGAAAGGGCGCTCATTAAACCTTGCGCTCCTTGGGGTGTGGCTGCATTTTTTCGCATCGCACCCATTAATACCGGTAGTGCCATACTCAGCACGCTTCCTGCCTGATCGGTCGATTTCCCTGTTTCCTGGGCTACCCCGCTTATCAGTTGCTTGCCCATTGGGCTATTCAATAAATCCAATATTCCTGCCATTATATTATAGTGTTAAATGATTAGATACGTAATGTACGAAAAAGAATCAACTCGATACCCAAGGTCGACTTTTCTTTACCGTATGGAGCCTTCTACCATAAAATAGCACTATGTGCGGCCGTGTCAGAGGATTTTGGGACGATTGTCTACCCGAGCAGGGCAATGATTTGCGTAGCCAGTTCGGTCCCTATTCGATCTTGTGCTTCCAAGGTAGCAGCGCCAATGTGTGGCGTCAACGAAATTTTCGGATGCATTAGAATTTTGATTTCAGGTTTTGGTTCGGACTCGAATACATCTAACCCGGCGAACGCGACTTTACCGCTTTCCAAGGCATCGACCAAGGCCACTTCGTCAATAACACCGCCACGAGCGGCGTTAACAATACCTACTCCCGGTTTCATCACTTTTAATTCGGGCTTGCCGATGACGTATTCTTTTTGCGCAGGAACGTGAAGGGTGATGAAATCGGCCTCCTGTAAAAGAAGGTCCTTATCCAAAGATTCGAAATCAAAGGTAGTTTTCCGACCATCAAAGAATTGCAGGTCTATCGAAGCCTTTTCTAAAAACGGATCAAAATAAATGACTTTCATCCCAACGCCCAGGGCGATTTTCGCAGTGGCACGACCGATTCTTCCAAAGCCTATAACACCTATAGTCTTACCTCGAAGTTCGGAACCGGCGGCATACGATTTCTTCAGTTGTTTAAAATTACTATCACCTTCCAGGGGCATGTTCCGATTGGCATCATAAAGGTACCGCACACCTCCAAAAAGGTGGGCAAAGACCAATTCGGCAACAGATTCAGAGGACGCCGCAGGAGTGTTGATGACATGAAGGCCTTTTTGTTTTGCATAATCTACGTCAATATTGTCCATACCTACACCACCGCGTCCGATCAATCGTAGTGTAGGGCATTGGTCGATCAATTCTTTGCGTACTTTGGTCGCACTGCGCACCAACAGTCCGACGATTTCGTTGTCGTTGATAAACTTGACAAGCTGCTCTTGGGCAACATGCGTCGTGTTCACCTCAAAACCGGCTTTTTTCAAAGCGGAAATGCCACTTGCCGCTATACCGTCGTTTGCTAAAATTGTCATTGCATTAGGGAATATTAATTCGTATTCGTAGCGTCCTGGCTACCCTTTTCGTTCCATTTCGCTCATGACATCCACCAAAACACCAACACTATCCAAAGAAAGTGCATTGTACATAGATGCTCGGTATCCTCCGACGGAGCGGTGACCGTTTAACCCGTTTATTCCTGCTTCTTTGAGCAATTCGTCAAAGGTTTCCTTTAGATCCTCATCGGTAAGGTTAAAGGTGGCGTTCATGTTCGAACGATCTTCTTTTTGCGCATAGCCATCGAAAACCGGATTTAAATCGATTTCCGAATAGAGCAATTGTGCCTTCTTCTCGTTGATTTTTTCGATTTCTGGAATACCTCCTAGATTTTTCAGCCATTCCATCGTCAGCATGGATACATAGACCGAAAAAACAGCGGGGGTATTGAACATGCTATCTTTTGAAATGTGTACTTTATAATCGAGCATAGAAGGAATCTGTCTGGAAACCTTCCCAAGAATCGCCTCTTTGACCACCACCAGGGTTGTTCCTGCAGGACCCATGTTTTTCTGGGCGCCGGCGTAAATCAAATCAAATTGTGAAAAATCGAGTTGTCGCGAAAAGATATCGGAGCTCATATCGCACACAAGCGAGGTGTTCGCTTTTGGGAATTTTTTGATCTGTGTTCCGAAAATCGTATTGTTGGAAGTCAAGTGTAGGTAATCCAATCCGTCGGGAACGATATAGCCCTTGGGAATGTAATTGAAGTTTTCGTCTTTTGAGGAGCCTACTTCTACGATTTCCCCGAACAATTTAGCCTCTTTGATGGCTTTATCACTCCAAGTACCGGTATTTAGATAGCCCGCCTTCTTTTCGAGTAGGTTATAAGCAACCATTAAAAACTCCAAGCTGGCACCGCCATGAAGAAATAAGGCTTTATAGCCCTGATCTTCAAGACCGAGAAGTTCTAGGGCCAGTGCTTGCGCTTTTTCCATAACAGCAACGAAATCTTTACTACGATGCGAAATCTCGACCAGGGACAAGCCTAGTCCATTGAAATCTAAAATAGCTTCGGATGCTTTCTGAAGTACTTCTTGGGGTAAAATGCAAGGTCCTGCACTAAAATTATGCTTTTTCATTTGTGTGGCGTTAGTGAACCGGCGATATGCCAGATCCGGAAATTTCAATAAGGTGTCAAAGGTCATAAAAATCCTGCGAAAGATGGTCACTCAAATTATATAATTCCGTTATATTTTCAACAGGAAATCAACAGTGTCGACACCATCTGCGTAATCGGATAGCGAAGGGGTCTGTGTCGTTCCGAATTCGATTTCATCGGGGAGGAATCCGTTTGAAACAATACATTGCAATAGGTCCGCATCGTTTTCGAGCCTGGTTTTAAGGGTTTGTGGGTCTGAATACCGCTCGTAAAAAAGGGAGGCAATCGGGGAGGAATAGCTCTCGTCTTCTTTCAGAATCAGAAATCCGTTGTCTAAAATCTTGAATTCGGACATCAGATAAACGGCCTTGTTGTAGTCGTAATTGTTGGAATATTTAAGCTGTTCGATTATGGGATGGAATTTGTACAGTGCCTTAAAAAGAACATCAAAATCGTAATCTTCCGGTACGAAAATCTTGGCTACGCTTCTGCAGCCCAGGCCATAATATCTAAAGATGTCTTCTCCCAAGGCTCGTAGTTGGCCTTCGCTTTCATTTCCCCTAAGCACCGCTATCGAATTCCTGTTTTTGCGGATGATATGCGGACCCTTACCAAAATAGTATTCAAAATAGCGAGCGGTGTTATTGCTACCGGTAGCGATAACCGCATCAAAGCCTTCCATCTTTGTTTCGGTTATCGAAATCCGTTCTTGTAATGATGGTTCAAATGAAATTAGATAATCCATTATAAATCTGAACAGTACATTGTCATTTGAAGAAAGCTTAATGAGTGCCGTGTGGCCAGTCAACATAATTGACAAAAAATCATGAAACCCCACCAGTGGTATATTCCCGGCCATAATCAAAGCAACGGTCTTGGCCGATTTTTCAGTACTGTTTTTCGGGTATTCGGTAAGCCATGCGGAAAGCTTTTCCTCGGTCAGTACCGCGCCCCAACTTTTGAATGCGAACAAAACATTTTCCGGATCGAACCAACCATTTTTGTGTTTTGCAAGAGCTATCGCGGCATTTGCTTTGTCATTCCATTCCGTTTCCGTGGAATCGTCATTGCAGAATGCCCTTAAAAAACCGCCAAGTTTTAGGAATGCGTTAAATGTTTTGTTATGGTCGCTCATATATTTGTCCAAAATTGTATTCCGCTTTACCTTTGCGCAAAAATAGGGATACTGAATTGATTTTTGATACGTTAGGAATATGGATGCAATTCGAACTAATGAGAACAACTAGCTGTCCCCTAGCAAAAGTAATTTAGTTAAATCGAACATGCGAAGGAAGCTGTTCCATGCCAGAACAGACCCCGAAACAGGTTAAGTACAAGGAAAATTATGGCGATTATTATAACAGACGAATGTATCAATTGCGGCGCTTGCGAGCCCGAATGTCCCAATACTGCGATATACGAAGGAGCCGATGAATGGCGCTATAGCGATGGCACATCCTTGAAGGGAGAGGTAGTATTGCCTGATGGCAAAGCTGTTAACGCCGATGAGGTTCAAGAACCGATCAGTGACGAGATCTATTATATTTCCCCCGATAAATGTACGGAGTGTATGGGTTTTCATGAAGAGCCACAATGTGCCGCCGTATGCCCTGTAGACTGTTGTGTGCCTGATGAGGATCGGGTAGAGAGCGAAGAGACGCTCTTGGGAAAACAGGCGTTTATGCATCCGGAGGGTTAGGTCATTTAGAGTGCTCTTCCGATTCTATGGAATATCGTACGAAATCCTGGATTTCAATATTACCCATAGGACATACCATTAAATTTAAGAACCTTGATATTCTTTCGTTCAGGGTGATATTATCTGTATTTGACACCAACCATAAATTTTTCTTAATGCCGCTTCGGTATTGTATAATTTTAGTTTGTTTATTCCGTTAGTGACCAAGGTGTTGTGGCTAAATTGAAAATATGTTTCAAGCAGTTCCGTCACCCTGTAGTATCTAAAGTAGTGGAATGAAAAAAATTGGCAATTTTATATTTTATCTTCTCGTATCGTTAATAGTAATTATTGCTTGTACCAAAGAAATTGGTTTTGTTACCGAAGTGGAATTTGACTTGGTGAATCAATATCAAGACGAAGGTTTCATAAACCAAGGTCTTCAGACAACTTTCACTATTTTGCCGGAAGCAGAAGTGGAGGAAGCCAGCTATAGTTTTATTTATAAGATTTTACAAGGACAAGGGTATTTCGAAAATAGTGGAATTCGTATTGCTCCTGAAGAGACGATGCCATTTTCTTCCCTTACCGCATCTTTGACTTTTGTGGGAACTAGAGTGGGCAAACATATAATCGAGTTTACCGTAATCGATAATTATGGTTTCGAAAAGAAATCAGATCTTGTTTACAATGTGAATGATGTACCCGTGCAATGGGTTGCGAGTAGTGCATACTCCCAAATCCAGTTAAACAA
Protein-coding regions in this window:
- a CDS encoding DUF6787 family protein — encoded protein: MEKLKERWGIDSNLQVVVICVVFAITGSSSVYVAKPFLAWIGMARETFPESWWGGFLYWTLRLLLIFPFYQVLLVVYGWLFGQFRFFWNFEKKMLSRMGLSFLFSKK
- a CDS encoding DUF6146 family protein, which encodes MIKKLFAAIAICSLLFICVVGCNSSKQAIAISDEEQKAFQQVEGDTIEISSDKTEYEIIIIEPGFNYWLLSVARPEGYYSQSFLEARNQIWVISWNQRVLQPNQFNPNLYELQIDYRPDIDYGYEVNYKLYNYFVYFQRKYRQRLGTFTPRL
- a CDS encoding DUF937 domain-containing protein, with product MAGILDLLNSPMGKQLISGVAQETGKSTDQAGSVLSMALPVLMGAMRKNAATPQGAQGLMSALSNKHDGGILDNLGGLFGGGVDQSVKQDGAGILGHVLGGKQPQVENALSKRSGMDAGTVATVLQVAAPLIMGYLGKQTRQQNISDSNGLGSLLGGMLGGDDGGQKQQSLIESFLDSDGDGSVLDDIAGMALGGKQGGIGGLLGGLFGK
- a CDS encoding D-2-hydroxyacid dehydrogenase, with the translated sequence MTILANDGIAASGISALKKAGFEVNTTHVAQEQLVKFINDNEIVGLLVRSATKVRKELIDQCPTLRLIGRGGVGMDNIDVDYAKQKGLHVINTPAASSESVAELVFAHLFGGVRYLYDANRNMPLEGDSNFKQLKKSYAAGSELRGKTIGVIGFGRIGRATAKIALGVGMKVIYFDPFLEKASIDLQFFDGRKTTFDFESLDKDLLLQEADFITLHVPAQKEYVIGKPELKVMKPGVGIVNAARGGVIDEVALVDALESGKVAFAGLDVFESEPKPEIKILMHPKISLTPHIGAATLEAQDRIGTELATQIIALLG
- the serC gene encoding 3-phosphoserine/phosphohydroxythreonine transaminase, with amino-acid sequence MKKHNFSAGPCILPQEVLQKASEAILDFNGLGLSLVEISHRSKDFVAVMEKAQALALELLGLEDQGYKALFLHGGASLEFLMVAYNLLEKKAGYLNTGTWSDKAIKEAKLFGEIVEVGSSKDENFNYIPKGYIVPDGLDYLHLTSNNTIFGTQIKKFPKANTSLVCDMSSDIFSRQLDFSQFDLIYAGAQKNMGPAGTTLVVVKEAILGKVSRQIPSMLDYKVHISKDSMFNTPAVFSVYVSMLTMEWLKNLGGIPEIEKINEKKAQLLYSEIDLNPVFDGYAQKEDRSNMNATFNLTDEDLKETFDELLKEAGINGLNGHRSVGGYRASMYNALSLDSVGVLVDVMSEMERKG
- a CDS encoding acyl-CoA reductase; protein product: MSDHNKTFNAFLKLGGFLRAFCNDDSTETEWNDKANAAIALAKHKNGWFDPENVLFAFKSWGAVLTEEKLSAWLTEYPKNSTEKSAKTVALIMAGNIPLVGFHDFLSIMLTGHTALIKLSSNDNVLFRFIMDYLISFEPSLQERISITETKMEGFDAVIATGSNNTARYFEYYFGKGPHIIRKNRNSIAVLRGNESEGQLRALGEDIFRYYGLGCRSVAKIFVPEDYDFDVLFKALYKFHPIIEQLKYSNNYDYNKAVYLMSEFKILDNGFLILKEDESYSSPIASLFYERYSDPQTLKTRLENDADLLQCIVSNGFLPDEIEFGTTQTPSLSDYADGVDTVDFLLKI
- a CDS encoding 4Fe-4S dicluster domain-containing protein; protein product: MAIIITDECINCGACEPECPNTAIYEGADEWRYSDGTSLKGEVVLPDGKAVNADEVQEPISDEIYYISPDKCTECMGFHEEPQCAAVCPVDCCVPDEDRVESEETLLGKQAFMHPEG